The following proteins are encoded in a genomic region of Glycine soja cultivar W05 chromosome 17, ASM419377v2, whole genome shotgun sequence:
- the LOC114392565 gene encoding alkaline/neutral invertase A, mitochondrial-like — MTSGSCIGISTMKPCCRILCNYKSPSIFGFSPTKFSHSAIMGMLSRSGYHNSTHCHRYNTCNNTQIVGYINVIHPNWRDFSVSGSNWGLAKNFSTSVCVNIGSFRPRVVSLTPHVASDFRNHSTSVDSHSNDTSFEKIYIQSGLNVKPLIIERIETDQSKLEEVAEERCNESNVNIDNLKDLSENKVQREVSEIEKEAWKLLQDAVVTYCGNPVGTVAANDPADKQPLNYDQVFIRDFVPSALAFLLNGEGEIVKNFLLHTLQLQSWEKTVDCYSPGQGLMPASFKVRTVPLDGSNEAFEEVLDPDFGESAIGRVAPVDSGLWWIILLRAYGKLTGDYALQERVDVQTGIRLILKLCLTDGFDMFPSLLVTDGSCMIDRRMGIHGHPLEIQALFYSALRCSREMLIVNDATKSLVAAVSNRLSALCFHMREYYWVDMKKINEIYRYKTEEYSTDAVNKFNIYPEQIPSWLVDWISEEGGYFIGNLQPAHMDFRFFSLGNLWAIVSSLGTTRQNQGILNLIEAKWDDIVGQMPLKICYPALEGEEWRITTGCDPKNTPWSYHNGGSWPTLLWQFTLACIKMGRPDLAQKAVDSAEKRLSADRWPEYYDTPNGRFIGKQSRMVQTWTIAGFLTSKMLLENPERASLLFWEEDFELLQNCVCMLSKSGRRKCSRFAARSQFIV; from the exons ATGACTAGTGGTAGTTGTATTGGAATCTCTACCATGAAGCCTTGTTGTAGAATCCTATGTAACTATAAAAGTCCATCTATTTTTGGGTTTTCTCCAACCAAGTTCAGTCATTCAGCAATCATGGGCATGTTGTCCAGATCAGGTTATCACAACTCAACCCATTGCCATAGGTACAATACCTGTAATAATACTCAGATTGTAGGGTACATAAATGTGATCCATCCGAATTGGAGAGATTTTAGTGTTTCCGGTTCGAATTGGGGTCTTGCTAAGAATTTTAGCACTAGTGTTTGTGTCAATATTGGTAGTTTTAGGCCTAGGGTCGTGTCCTTGACACCGCATGTAGCGTCGGATTTTAGGAATCACTCTACATCGGTTGATTCTCATTCTAATGACACGAGCTTTGAGAAGATTTACATTCAAAGTGGCTTGAATGTCAAGCCATTGATAATTGAAAGAATTGAGACTGATCAAAGTAAATTGGAGGAAGTTGCTGAAGAAAGATGTAATGAGTCAAACGTAAATATAGATAATTTGAAGGATTTGAGTGAGAATAAGGTTCAGAGGGAGGTGTCTGAGATTGAAAAGGAAGCTTGGAAGTTGCTTCAGGATGCTGTCGTCACTTACTGTGGGAATCCGGTTGGGACTGTTGCAGCTAATGATCCTGCGGACAAACAGCCGCTGAATTATGATCAAGTCTTTATCCGTGATTTTGTTCCATCAGCTCTTGCCTTCTTGCTTAATGGTGAAGGGGAAATTGTCAAGAATTTTTTACTTCACACATTGCAATTACAG AGTTGGGAGAAGACTGTTGACTGCTACAGTCCAGGGCAAGGGTTGATGCCAGCAAGCTTCAAGGTTAGAACTGTGCCTCTTGACGGTAGCAATGAAGCATTTGAGGAAGTTTTGGATCCTGATTTTGGGGAATCAGCTATTGGTCGTGTTGCGCCTGTTGATTCAG GATTGTGGTGGATTATATTGTTGAGAGCTTATGGGAAATTAACGGGTGACTATGCTTTGCAAGAGAGAGTGGATGTCCAAACAGGCATAAGACTTATCCTTAAGTTGTGTCTGACTGATGGATTTGACATGTTTCCTTCTCTTTTAGTCACTGACGGTTCCTGCATGATTGATAGAAGGATGGGCATTCACGGTCACCCTCTTGAGATCCAG GCATTATTTTACTCGGCTTTACGCTGCTCTCGTGAGATGCTAATAGTCAATGATGCAACCAAGAGTCTGGTGGCTGCTGTTAGTAATCGCCTGAGTGCACTCTGCTTTCACATGAGAGAGTATTATTGGGTTGATATGAAGAAGATTAATGAAATTTACCGGTACAAGACAGAAGAGTATTCTACTGATGCTGTAAACAAGTTTAACATCTATCCAGAGCAAATTCCTTCATGGCTAGTAGACTGGATTTCCGAGGAAGGTGGCTACTTCATTGGCAATTTGCAACCTGCTCATATGGACTTCAGGTTTTTCTCACTCGGAAACCTTTGGGCCATTGTTTCATCTTTAGGCACAACAAGACAGAATCAGggcattttgaatttaattgagGCCAAATGGGATGATATTGTTGGTCAAATGCCTCTCAAGATTTGTTATCCAGCGCTAGAGGGTGAGGAATGGCGTATAACCACTGGCTGTGACCCGAAGAACAC CCCTTGGTCATATCATAATGGAGGATCTTGGCCGACACTTCTCTGGCAG TTCACATTAGCCTGCATCAAGATGGGAAGGCCTGATTTGGCACAAAAAGCAGTCGATTCAGCAGAGAAAAGGCTTTCAGCGGATAGATGGCCCGAATATTACGATACCCCAAATGGAAGGTTTATCGGGAAGCAATCGCGGATGGTGCAGACATGGACCATTGCTGGTTTCTTGACCTCAAAGATGCTTCTAGAGAACCCAGAAAGGGCATCCTTGTTGTTTTGGGAGGAGGATTTTGAACTTCTTCAGAACTGTGTCTGCATGCTAAGCAAAAGTGGCAGAAGGAAGTGTTCCCGTTTTGCTGCAAGGTCTCAGTTTATTGTTTAA